DNA from Nocardioides seonyuensis:
CGCGAGGACCTCTCGGGTGCGCTGGTCGAGAAGGCCGCGATCGAGTTCGACCTCGCCAGCCCCCTGGCCATCCGGCCCAAGCGCTCGACGGTCGACTCGGTGTTCGCCGACCGCGGGTCGATGCCCGAGCTGGTGGAGGTGCAGAACGTCGCGTTCGAGGGGTTCCTCGTGCGCCGCAGCGTCATCGAGGAGGTCGGCTTCCCCGACCCCGAGTTCTTCATCTTCTACGACGACGTCGACTTCGCCGTGCGGGCGCGCAGGGCCGGTCGGCGGATCTGGGCGGTGCGCGACGCCGTGCTGGTCCGCCAGCTCGACTTCAACCAGCAGCACGACCTGGCGGGTTGGAAGGGCTTCTACATGTACCGCAATCTCTTCGTGGTGCACCTGCGCCACGGGGAGAACGCCCTGGTCCGGCTCAAGCCGTGGCTGATCACGCTCGTCGTGGTGCTGCTCAGCCCGCTGCGTGGGGGGCGCGCGGAGGCCCGCAACGTGGTGCGGGCCATGGCATCGGCCCGGGGCCTGCGCGGCCTGAGTCGAACGGCACGACCCCCTCGCTAGACTCGGCCTGCCCCTCACGGCGCCCGCGCACGGCTCGGCGCCGCCCCCACCTCAGGAGTTCATCCCTTGTCCCAGGGTCCAGCTGACCAGTCCGATCGGCCCGACATCGTCATCGTCGGCTCCGGCTTCTTCGGCCTCACCATCGCCGAGCGCTGCGCTGCCGACCTGGGACTCAAGGTCCTCGTGCTCGAGCGTCGCCACCACCTGGGCGGCAACGCCTACTCCGAGCGCGATCCCGCGACCAACGTCGAGGTGCACAAGTACGGCGCCCACCTGTTCCACACCTCCAACGAGCGGGTCTGGGAGTACGCCAACCGCTTCACGACGTTCACCGACTACAAGCACCGGGTCTTCGGCAAGTACCAGGGCCAGGTCTACTCCCTGC
Protein-coding regions in this window:
- a CDS encoding glycosyltransferase family 2 protein, yielding MTGEGPRSETVAVVVVTYNRADLLAGMLDGLAAQTRRPDAVIVVDNASSDHTREVLGARTDLPLRVTTTEDNLGGAGGFHLGVRAAYDAGFDRVWLMDDDVVPAPGCLEALMSVDEDCLIAVREDLSGALVEKAAIEFDLASPLAIRPKRSTVDSVFADRGSMPELVEVQNVAFEGFLVRRSVIEEVGFPDPEFFIFYDDVDFAVRARRAGRRIWAVRDAVLVRQLDFNQQHDLAGWKGFYMYRNLFVVHLRHGENALVRLKPWLITLVVVLLSPLRGGRAEARNVVRAMASARGLRGLSRTARPPR